Proteins encoded together in one Stutzerimonas stutzeri window:
- the coaBC gene encoding bifunctional phosphopantothenoylcysteine decarboxylase/phosphopantothenate--cysteine ligase CoaBC, whose protein sequence is MQRLYRKRIVLGVGGGIAAYKSAELVRRLRDHGAEVRVVMTQGGREFITPLTLQALSGHPVHLDLLDPAAEAAMGHIELARWADLVLIAPATADLMARLAQGVANDLLTTVVLATNAPVALAPAMNQAMWADPATQANREQLLARGIRLFGPGSGSQACGDIGMGRMLEAEELARAAADCFETGMLTGKHLLITAGPTQENIDPVRYITNHSSGKMGFALAEAAAEAGARVTLVTGPVFLPTPDRVQRIDVVSARDMLAACEAAMPCDILIAAAAVADYRPEVVAPHKLKKDPSTGDGLLLQMVRNPDILATLAGRADRPFCVGFAAETENLLEYAARKLRDKNLDLIVANDVANPSIGFNSEDNAVSVIDRQQHETRFGQASKGHIARALVAFIAERYKES, encoded by the coding sequence ATGCAGCGGCTGTATCGTAAACGCATCGTCCTGGGCGTCGGCGGCGGCATCGCCGCCTACAAGAGCGCCGAACTGGTCCGCCGCCTGCGCGACCATGGCGCCGAAGTCCGGGTGGTGATGACCCAGGGCGGGCGCGAGTTCATCACTCCCCTCACCCTGCAGGCGCTCTCCGGCCATCCCGTCCACCTGGACCTGCTCGACCCCGCGGCGGAAGCGGCCATGGGGCACATCGAACTGGCTCGCTGGGCAGACCTCGTGCTGATCGCGCCGGCCACCGCCGACCTCATGGCCCGCCTTGCTCAGGGCGTCGCCAATGATCTGCTGACCACCGTGGTGCTGGCGACCAACGCCCCGGTCGCCCTGGCACCGGCCATGAACCAGGCCATGTGGGCCGACCCCGCTACCCAGGCCAATCGTGAGCAGCTGCTGGCACGTGGCATTCGCCTGTTCGGACCCGGCTCTGGCAGCCAGGCCTGCGGCGACATCGGCATGGGGCGCATGCTCGAAGCCGAGGAGCTGGCGCGCGCCGCCGCCGACTGCTTCGAGACCGGCATGCTGACCGGCAAGCATCTGCTGATCACTGCCGGCCCCACCCAGGAAAACATCGACCCGGTGCGCTACATCACCAACCACAGCTCGGGAAAAATGGGTTTCGCCCTCGCCGAGGCCGCTGCCGAAGCCGGCGCGCGGGTCACCCTGGTGACCGGCCCGGTGTTCCTGCCCACTCCCGATCGTGTGCAGCGCATCGACGTCGTCAGTGCCCGTGACATGCTCGCGGCCTGCGAAGCGGCGATGCCCTGCGACATCCTCATCGCCGCGGCAGCCGTCGCCGATTACCGTCCGGAAGTGGTGGCACCCCATAAACTGAAGAAAGACCCCAGCACTGGCGATGGCCTGCTGCTGCAGATGGTGCGCAACCCGGACATCCTCGCCACCCTCGCAGGCCGTGCGGATCGCCCGTTCTGCGTCGGCTTCGCCGCGGAGACCGAGAATCTTCTCGAATATGCCGCCCGCAAGCTGCGCGACAAGAACCTCGACCTGATCGTCGCCAACGACGTGGCCAACCCCAGCATCGGCTTCAACAGCGAAGACAACGCGGTCAGCGTGATCGACCGCCAACAGCACGAAACCCGCTTCGGCCAGGCCAGCAAGGGGCATATTGCCCGTGCGCTGGTAGCCTTCATCGCCGAGCGCTACAAAGAGTCCTGA
- the radC gene encoding RadC family protein produces the protein MSIRDWPASERPREKLLDQGAAALSDAELLAIFLRTGVAGKSAVDLARYLLAEFGSLRALLEADLDQFSAHLGLGPAKFAQLQAVLEMGRRHLAERLRRDSALESPQAVRDYLKARLRHEPHELFGCLFLDAKHRVLAFEVLFHGTIDGASVYPRQVVKRALAQNAAAVILTHNHPSGVAEPSQADRQLTQRLKDALALIDVRVLDHFIVGDGEPLSMAEYGWM, from the coding sequence ATGAGCATACGTGACTGGCCGGCGTCGGAGCGGCCGCGGGAGAAGCTTCTCGATCAGGGCGCGGCCGCGCTTTCCGATGCCGAATTGCTGGCGATATTCCTGCGCACCGGCGTCGCCGGAAAGAGCGCGGTGGACCTGGCTCGCTACCTGCTCGCCGAGTTCGGCAGCCTGCGCGCGTTGCTGGAGGCGGATCTCGATCAGTTCAGCGCACACCTGGGGCTTGGACCGGCCAAGTTCGCCCAGTTACAGGCCGTGCTGGAGATGGGGCGCCGGCACCTGGCCGAACGGCTGCGCCGCGATTCGGCACTGGAATCGCCGCAGGCGGTACGCGATTACCTCAAGGCGCGCCTGCGCCACGAACCGCACGAGCTGTTCGGCTGCCTGTTTCTCGACGCCAAGCACCGGGTCCTGGCCTTCGAAGTGTTGTTCCACGGCACCATCGATGGCGCCAGCGTCTATCCGCGGCAGGTGGTCAAGCGTGCCCTGGCGCAGAACGCGGCGGCGGTGATCCTCACCCACAATCACCCGTCCGGTGTGGCCGAGCCGAGCCAGGCCGACCGTCAGCTGACCCAGCGGCTGAAAGACGCCCTGGCGCTGATCGACGTGCGGGTGCTCGATCATTTCATCGTCGGTGACGGCGAGCCGCTGTCGATGGCCGAATATGGCTGGATGTGA
- a CDS encoding methyl-accepting chemotaxis protein: MSPANRHPKAIVFHVALIVGLLLMHYWLAPPLLLTALLLLAAALWPWFTFWGAADDGATAADTPPAFSELTKNLSRNTCHNALSAAQVAFSAEQLASRLQSQLKAVSEIANGAEAIAATEQDSAERARHTLDAAQSVRQRSDAGQAELQRAIERMQQLSAQTHASRELIDGLSARTEEIRRITDVIQSIASQTNLLALNAAIEAARAGEAGRGFAVVADEVRSLAARTSSATEEVGRMVADIRQQSEAVVSYIQRQANELDAAAEQIATTGEQLSGIAGLAGSVESQVEQITTGTADNHQRLTGQFVALDQLRADALDSEKQTRQLEQAAERLVAQAESASEQLAEVQLDDYHQAMFDLARQGAAAIAERFEADIQAGRVSLDDLFDRNYRALPNTDPVKYQTRFDKYADEVLPAIQEPLLQRHPALVYAIATTPEGYVPTHNRAFSQPPVGNPEIDRVKSRSKRLFNDRTGGRCGSHQRRLLLQTYSRDTGELMHDLSVPIMVRGRHWGGLRLGYRPEQ; the protein is encoded by the coding sequence ATGAGCCCCGCCAACCGCCACCCCAAGGCCATCGTGTTCCATGTAGCGCTGATCGTCGGTCTGCTGCTCATGCATTACTGGCTGGCCCCGCCTCTGCTGTTGACGGCGCTGTTGCTGCTCGCCGCGGCGCTATGGCCCTGGTTCACCTTCTGGGGCGCGGCAGACGACGGCGCGACGGCTGCCGATACGCCGCCGGCGTTCAGTGAGCTGACCAAGAATCTGTCGCGCAACACCTGCCACAACGCGCTTTCCGCCGCTCAGGTCGCTTTCAGCGCCGAGCAGCTGGCCAGCCGCCTGCAGTCGCAGCTCAAGGCGGTGAGCGAAATCGCCAACGGTGCCGAGGCGATTGCGGCCACCGAGCAGGACAGCGCCGAGCGCGCCCGACACACGCTGGATGCCGCGCAGTCGGTGCGCCAGCGCAGCGATGCCGGCCAGGCCGAGTTGCAGCGCGCCATCGAGCGGATGCAGCAGCTCAGCGCGCAGACCCATGCCAGTCGCGAGCTGATCGACGGCCTGTCCGCCCGCACCGAAGAGATTCGCCGGATCACCGACGTGATCCAGTCCATTGCCAGCCAGACCAATCTGCTCGCGCTCAACGCAGCCATCGAGGCCGCCCGCGCCGGCGAGGCGGGGCGCGGGTTTGCCGTGGTGGCCGACGAGGTGCGCAGCCTGGCGGCGCGTACCTCCAGCGCTACCGAAGAAGTGGGGCGCATGGTGGCCGACATTCGCCAGCAGAGCGAAGCGGTGGTCAGCTACATCCAGCGCCAGGCCAACGAGTTGGACGCCGCCGCCGAGCAGATCGCCACCACCGGCGAGCAGCTCAGCGGCATCGCCGGGCTGGCCGGCAGCGTCGAGTCCCAGGTGGAGCAGATCACCACCGGCACCGCCGACAACCATCAGCGCCTGACCGGGCAGTTCGTCGCCCTCGACCAGCTGCGCGCCGACGCACTGGACAGCGAGAAACAGACCCGCCAGCTGGAGCAGGCCGCCGAGCGGCTGGTGGCCCAGGCCGAGAGTGCCAGCGAGCAGCTCGCCGAGGTGCAGCTGGACGACTATCACCAGGCCATGTTCGACCTGGCGCGGCAGGGCGCTGCGGCCATCGCCGAGCGGTTCGAGGCGGACATCCAGGCCGGGCGGGTCAGCCTGGATGATCTCTTCGATCGCAACTACCGGGCGCTGCCCAATACCGACCCGGTGAAGTACCAGACGCGCTTCGACAAGTATGCCGACGAGGTTCTGCCAGCGATCCAGGAGCCGCTGCTGCAGCGGCATCCGGCACTGGTCTACGCCATCGCGACGACCCCGGAAGGCTATGTGCCGACCCACAACCGGGCCTTCAGCCAGCCGCCGGTGGGCAATCCGGAGATCGATCGGGTCAAGAGCCGCAGCAAGCGGCTGTTCAACGATCGCACCGGCGGCCGCTGCGGCAGTCATCAGCGGCGCCTGCTGTTGCAGACCTACAGTCGCGACACCGGCGAGCTGATGCATGATCTGTCGGTGCCGATCATGGTTCGCGGGCGCCACTGGGGTGGGCTGCGGCTGGGCTATCGCCCCGAGCAATAA
- the dut gene encoding dUTP diphosphatase: MHALQAKILDPRLGRDFPLPEYATPGSAGLDLRAMLQQDTVLEPGQTLLIPTGLAIHIADPTLAALVLPRSGLGHKHGIVLGNLVGLIDSDYQGELMVSCWNRGQSAFTIAVGERIAQLMLVPVVQARFELVDSFDSSDRGAGGFGHSGSH, from the coding sequence ATGCACGCACTCCAAGCCAAGATCCTCGACCCGCGCCTCGGTCGGGACTTCCCACTGCCCGAATACGCCACACCTGGCTCGGCCGGTCTCGACCTGCGCGCCATGCTGCAACAGGACACCGTCCTGGAACCCGGCCAGACCCTGCTGATCCCCACCGGCCTGGCCATCCACATCGCCGACCCGACCCTGGCCGCGCTGGTCCTGCCGCGTTCGGGCCTCGGCCACAAGCACGGCATCGTGCTCGGCAACCTGGTCGGGCTGATCGACTCGGACTACCAGGGTGAGCTGATGGTGTCCTGCTGGAACCGCGGCCAGAGCGCATTCACCATCGCCGTCGGCGAGCGCATCGCGCAGCTGATGCTGGTGCCGGTGGTGCAGGCGCGTTTCGAACTGGTCGACAGCTTCGACAGCAGTGATCGCGGCGCCGGCGGATTCGGCCACTCCGGCAGCCACTGA
- a CDS encoding 3-hydroxyacyl-CoA dehydrogenase, with product MFERIGIIGAGAMGRGIAQLFASAGKQVWLYDARGESVAEALRFNRELLERSLAKGRLSAEALDATLARMRPASTLQELAGCDLLIEAIVENLEAKQALFVELEALVAEDAVLATNTSSLSVTRIAAACRHPQRVAGFHFFNPVPLMKLVEVVRGERSDPQVIERLVKLAEEAGHFPAITPDTPGFLVNHAGRAYSTEAQRILAEGIADAEQIDRILRDGPGFRMGPFELFDLTGLDVSHAVMESVYQQFYQDPRYTPSYQAAQRVAAGLLGRKSGQGYYRYDNGQQMRTPAPALEPVSVDRPFWLDSQDAELRGWLAALLGQTGAQLESGETPSERAICLITPLGEDASSMIARLGLPAARCVAYDLFCDRERRHVLMRTPALDPALEAQARQALGGDGVPVEVINDSPGFVSQRVVASIVNLGCEIAQKGIADPHTLDRAITLALGYPKGPLGFAEHYGAARVLAILEAMQACYGGEARYRPSPWLRRRVQLALPLSAPERASAP from the coding sequence ATGTTCGAACGTATCGGAATCATCGGTGCCGGCGCCATGGGGCGGGGCATCGCTCAGCTGTTTGCCAGCGCGGGCAAGCAGGTGTGGCTCTACGATGCGCGCGGCGAGTCGGTCGCCGAGGCGCTGCGTTTCAATCGCGAGCTGCTGGAGCGCAGCCTGGCCAAGGGCCGCCTGAGCGCCGAGGCGCTCGACGCAACCCTGGCGCGGATGCGGCCGGCGTCGACGTTGCAGGAGCTGGCCGGTTGCGACCTGCTGATCGAGGCCATCGTCGAGAATCTCGAGGCCAAACAGGCACTGTTCGTCGAGCTGGAGGCGCTGGTTGCCGAGGACGCGGTACTGGCGACCAATACCTCGTCACTGTCGGTCACGCGGATCGCCGCGGCCTGCCGGCACCCGCAGCGGGTGGCCGGTTTTCATTTCTTCAACCCGGTGCCGTTGATGAAGCTGGTGGAAGTGGTGCGCGGCGAGCGCAGCGATCCGCAGGTGATCGAGCGGCTGGTCAAGCTGGCCGAAGAGGCCGGGCATTTCCCTGCGATCACACCCGATACTCCCGGTTTTCTGGTCAACCATGCCGGTCGCGCCTACAGCACCGAGGCGCAGCGCATCCTCGCCGAGGGCATCGCTGATGCCGAGCAGATCGACCGCATCCTGCGCGACGGCCCGGGCTTTCGCATGGGGCCGTTCGAACTGTTCGACCTCACCGGCCTGGACGTCTCTCACGCCGTGATGGAGTCGGTGTACCAGCAGTTCTACCAGGACCCACGCTATACGCCGTCCTACCAGGCCGCGCAGCGGGTCGCCGCCGGTCTGCTCGGGCGCAAGAGCGGCCAGGGCTATTACCGCTACGACAATGGCCAGCAGATGCGAACGCCGGCGCCGGCCCTCGAGCCAGTCTCGGTCGACCGACCGTTCTGGCTGGACAGCCAGGACGCCGAGCTGCGCGGTTGGCTGGCAGCCTTGCTGGGCCAGACGGGTGCGCAGCTGGAGTCGGGTGAGACGCCGTCGGAACGGGCCATCTGCCTGATCACTCCTTTGGGTGAGGACGCCAGCTCGATGATCGCGCGTCTGGGTTTGCCGGCGGCGCGTTGCGTCGCCTACGACCTGTTTTGCGATCGCGAACGGCGGCACGTGCTGATGCGTACGCCTGCGCTCGACCCCGCGCTGGAAGCCCAGGCGCGGCAGGCGCTGGGTGGCGACGGCGTGCCGGTGGAGGTGATCAACGATTCGCCGGGGTTCGTCAGTCAGCGCGTCGTGGCCAGCATCGTCAACCTGGGCTGCGAGATCGCGCAGAAGGGCATCGCCGATCCGCATACGCTGGACCGGGCGATTACCTTGGCGCTGGGCTACCCGAAGGGACCGCTGGGTTTCGCCGAGCATTATGGTGCGGCGCGCGTCCTCGCCATTCTCGAGGCGATGCAGGCCTGCTATGGCGGTGAGGCGCGCTACCGGCCGAGCCCCTGGCTGCGCCGGCGGGTACAGCTCGCGCTGCCCCTGAGCGCGCCGGAGCGGGCGTCGGCACCCTAG
- a CDS encoding phospholipase D family protein — translation MRAYLALLLLVLLAGCASHPAPTESYSVAPDASPLGRRIQQLAASQPDGYSGFRLLAESTEAFTARSEMIRAAQLSLDVQYYIVHDGLTTRALIDELLQAADRGVRVRLLLDDTTSDGQDYRIGALAAHPNVQIRVFNPLHLGRSNAITRTMGRLLHLSLQHRRMHNKLMLVDGSLAIVGGRNLGDEYFEADQAMNFTDIDLLGAGPVAEQLARSFDEYWNNQLSVPIQRFLWWQPKASGLDKARRQLRDYLQQARQDNSEQYQRLMQYKQEPQLQQWLDELIWAPGEAMWDAPEKLLAEGIPATSLLLTTQLAPTMQAVSRELTLISAYFVPTASGVEYLAERAGAGVTVRILTNSLEATDVPAVHGGYAPYRRELLEHGVRLFELRRQPQQEPSYSFLGESESSLHSKAAVFDQEKVFIGSLNFDPRSVLWNSEVGVLVESHELAREVHRLTLEGMSPALSYEVRLEERDGRQQLVWIAEDGGRLRVLEKEPGGLWRRFNAWFADVIGLEKML, via the coding sequence TTGCGCGCCTATCTGGCGCTGTTGCTGCTCGTGCTGCTGGCCGGTTGCGCCAGCCATCCAGCCCCGACCGAGTCCTACTCGGTCGCCCCGGACGCCTCTCCCCTCGGCCGGCGGATACAGCAGCTCGCTGCCTCCCAGCCGGACGGCTACTCCGGCTTTCGCCTGCTGGCCGAGAGCACCGAGGCCTTCACGGCCCGCAGCGAAATGATCCGCGCCGCCCAGCTCAGCCTGGACGTGCAGTACTACATCGTCCATGACGGCCTGACCACCCGCGCACTCATCGACGAGCTGCTGCAGGCGGCCGACCGTGGCGTTCGTGTACGCCTGCTGCTGGACGACACCACCAGCGACGGCCAGGACTACCGCATCGGCGCCCTCGCCGCCCATCCCAACGTCCAGATCCGCGTCTTCAACCCGTTGCACCTGGGCCGCAGCAACGCGATTACCCGAACCATGGGCCGCCTGCTGCACCTGTCGTTGCAGCATCGGCGCATGCACAACAAGCTCATGCTGGTCGACGGCAGCCTGGCCATCGTTGGCGGGCGCAACCTGGGGGACGAGTACTTCGAGGCCGACCAGGCGATGAACTTCACCGACATCGACCTGCTTGGCGCCGGCCCGGTGGCCGAGCAGCTGGCGCGGAGTTTCGACGAGTACTGGAACAATCAGCTGAGCGTGCCGATCCAACGCTTTCTCTGGTGGCAACCGAAGGCCAGCGGCCTGGACAAGGCCCGCCGGCAACTGCGCGACTACCTGCAGCAGGCGCGGCAGGACAACAGCGAGCAGTATCAGCGGCTGATGCAGTACAAACAGGAGCCGCAGTTGCAGCAATGGCTCGACGAGCTCATATGGGCACCCGGCGAGGCGATGTGGGATGCCCCGGAGAAGCTGCTCGCCGAGGGCATACCGGCCACCTCGCTGCTGCTGACCACTCAGCTGGCACCGACCATGCAGGCGGTGAGCCGCGAGCTGACACTGATATCGGCCTACTTCGTGCCGACCGCCAGTGGCGTGGAATACCTGGCCGAGCGCGCCGGTGCGGGGGTGACGGTACGCATCCTCACCAATTCGCTGGAGGCGACCGACGTGCCGGCCGTGCATGGGGGTTATGCACCCTACCGCCGCGAGCTGCTGGAGCACGGCGTGCGCCTGTTCGAGCTGCGCCGGCAGCCGCAACAGGAGCCGTCCTACAGCTTTCTCGGCGAGTCCGAATCCAGCCTGCACAGCAAGGCGGCAGTGTTCGATCAGGAAAAGGTGTTCATTGGCTCGCTGAATTTCGATCCGCGCTCGGTGCTCTGGAACAGCGAAGTCGGCGTGCTGGTGGAAAGCCATGAGCTGGCCCGCGAGGTCCATCGCCTGACCCTGGAGGGCATGTCGCCCGCGCTCAGCTACGAGGTACGCCTGGAGGAGCGCGACGGGCGCCAGCAGCTGGTCTGGATCGCCGAGGACGGCGGTCGCCTGCGCGTGCTGGAGAAGGAGCCCGGCGGGCTCTGGCGACGCTTCAACGCCTGGTTCGCCGACGTGATCGGACTGGAGAAGATGCTCTAG
- a CDS encoding DUF962 domain-containing protein, with translation MKTLTDHLAQYAAYHRDPRNLLTHFVGIPLIVVAVAVLLSRPGIAWAGLWLSPAALVSLVAALFYLRLDLRYGMLMSAVLALCLWLGALTAGAGTALWLGIGVGLFVVGWIIQFVGHYFEGRKPAFVDDLSGLIIGPLFVAAELGFMLGLREPLRLAIEARVGPVRLRHSAAHG, from the coding sequence ATGAAGACGCTCACCGATCACCTCGCGCAATACGCGGCCTACCACCGCGACCCGCGCAACCTGCTCACCCATTTCGTTGGCATTCCCCTGATCGTGGTGGCCGTGGCCGTGCTGCTGTCGCGCCCCGGCATCGCCTGGGCGGGCCTGTGGCTCAGTCCGGCGGCGCTGGTGTCGCTTGTCGCCGCGCTGTTCTATCTGCGTCTGGACCTGCGCTACGGCATGCTGATGAGCGCCGTGCTGGCGCTCTGCCTGTGGCTGGGTGCGCTGACCGCCGGAGCGGGCACGGCGCTCTGGCTGGGTATCGGCGTTGGGCTGTTCGTAGTGGGCTGGATCATCCAGTTCGTCGGCCACTATTTCGAGGGGCGCAAGCCGGCGTTCGTCGACGACCTCAGCGGGCTGATCATCGGGCCGCTGTTCGTCGCGGCCGAGCTCGGCTTCATGCTCGGGTTGCGCGAGCCGCTGCGCCTCGCCATCGAGGCGCGGGTCGGGCCGGTGCGTCTGCGCCACTCGGCCGCTCACGGCTGA
- a CDS encoding PaaI family thioesterase gives MSEHSRQQVEASITGFFQDLGCRLTEYGPERVVIELLLQPRHLNNASNLHGGVSATLLDVAMGLCGTWTEQADQRRVATTLSMNVNFSAPAPAGSRIRAVARCRSSGHKVFMASCDLLDEQDRLLAFGEGVYQRGKLRSELP, from the coding sequence ATGTCCGAGCATTCACGCCAGCAGGTCGAAGCCTCCATAACCGGCTTCTTTCAGGATCTCGGCTGCCGCCTGACCGAGTACGGCCCCGAGCGGGTGGTGATCGAACTGCTGCTGCAGCCGCGCCACCTGAACAACGCCAGCAACCTGCACGGCGGCGTCAGCGCAACCTTGCTCGACGTGGCGATGGGCCTGTGCGGCACCTGGACCGAGCAGGCGGACCAGCGCCGCGTGGCGACCACCCTGTCGATGAACGTCAACTTCAGCGCACCGGCGCCAGCCGGCAGCCGCATCCGCGCGGTGGCACGCTGCCGCTCCTCCGGGCACAAGGTATTCATGGCCAGCTGCGACCTGCTGGACGAGCAAGATCGCCTGCTGGCCTTTGGTGAAGGCGTCTACCAGCGCGGCAAGCTGCGCAGCGAGCTGCCCTGA